Proteins from one Anthonomus grandis grandis chromosome 8, icAntGran1.3, whole genome shotgun sequence genomic window:
- the LOC126739921 gene encoding uncharacterized protein LOC126739921 encodes MFYLARVVIVIFTITFSCHAENYITYPLSIKTCPVDGPNPVDLNLSLDSDGLSFTTELNRNLHENCTYQNDIDVWNGLWVPYVKPKGKACASLEQTIRPAWERFKSAINPKIEDGCNIKPGSYSLSGFKVGKDEFAIPISSTGKFRSIINLYCDDEQVGCIEAEMQIEEDEEE; translated from the exons atgttttatttagcAAGGGttgtaattgttatttttacaaTAACATTTTCTTGCCATGCTGAG aaTTATATAACGTATCCTCTATCAATAAAAACATGCCCAGTGGATGGACCAAATCCAGTTGATTTAAACCTATCTCTGGACAGCGACGGACTAAGTTTTACCACTGAACTTAACAGAAATTTACATGAAAACTGCACA tatcAAAACGATATCGATGTTTGGAATGGTTTGTGGGTGCCTTATGTTAAGCCTAAAGGGAAAGCTTGCGCCTCGTTAGAGCAGACTATTCGACCAGCATGGGAAAGATTTAAATCGGCAATAAATCCTAAAATCGAAGATGGATGTAATATTAAACCC ggcTCCTATAGTTTATCAGGTTTTAAAGTAGGCAAGGACGAATTTGCAATTCCTATATCATCTACTGGAAAATTTAGGagtataataaatttgtattgtGATGACGAGCAGGTTGGTTGCATTGAAGCTGAAATGCAAATTGAAGAAGACGAGGAAGAATAA
- the LOC126739920 gene encoding uncharacterized protein LOC126739920 gives MLKSTLKSIFLFCIIVVESTSGEPKKSNIKMLNLQKCDADGPAPIEWSIKADNADDEGHKIVDLEIDLTGGQFNDELEYSLDIDKLSGGDWEKDVFNDEGNLCDLIKAYVPKAWEKMIGLLEPTPISLCNAQRAIFKLKHFEVMKQDLQIPPLYGKLKATLKLYNKNNENLFCGLFELEITEE, from the exons ATGCTGAAATCGACCTTAAAATCAatctttttgttttgtataata GTAGTTGAATCTACATCAGGAGAGccgaaaaaatcaaatataaaaatgttaaatctgCAGAAATGTGATGCAGACGGTCCAGCTCCGATAGAATGGTCCATTAAAGCCGATAATGCAGACGACGAAGGacataaaattgttgatttagAGATTGACCTGACTGGTGGCCAATTTAATGATGAACTGGAA tacagTTTAGATATAGACAAGTTGAGTGGTGGTGATTGGGAGAAAGATGTTTTTAACGATGAAGGAAATCTGTGTGATTTAATTAAAGCTTATGTCCCAAAAGCTTGGGAAAAAATGATAGGATTACTTGAACCGACACCTATAAGCCTTTGTAATGCCCAAAGG gctatttttaaactaaaacattttgaaGTCATGAAGCAGGACCTGCAAATACCCCCTTTATATGGAAAACTAAAGGCGACGTTAAAattatacaacaaaaataatgagaACCTCTTTTGTGGTCTTTTTGAATTGGAAATTACCGAGGAATAA